One Nonomuraea angiospora DNA segment encodes these proteins:
- a CDS encoding carbohydrate ABC transporter permease, with product MSGPSARRRIPAGTVVRYLILLLMAVLLAGPLLWQVSLSLKGAGDALYTRPPELLPGHPTLGNFATVLDRVPVPHYLLNSLVVAAMAVTGNVVGATCAGYALGKLRFRGRGVAAGICVAALLVPAETVLISQFLFVRAGGLANTLLGVVLPTIVAALNVLLMRNAFRNLPAEFEEAAIVDGANAWQRFIRVSVPQVKGVITVVAIFAFVGSWNDFLWPLIVLSDEDNYTLTVGLNRLRGTFYDDPRLIAAGTIIALVPIVTFFAILQRYFFRGLEAGGLKG from the coding sequence ATGTCCGGTCCGTCCGCGCGACGCCGCATCCCGGCGGGTACGGTCGTGCGCTACCTGATCCTCCTGCTGATGGCCGTGCTGCTGGCGGGGCCGCTGCTGTGGCAGGTCTCGCTGTCGCTCAAGGGCGCCGGCGACGCGCTCTACACGCGCCCGCCCGAGCTGCTGCCCGGCCATCCCACGCTGGGCAACTTCGCGACGGTGCTCGACCGCGTCCCGGTGCCGCACTACCTGCTCAACTCCCTGGTGGTGGCCGCCATGGCCGTCACCGGCAACGTGGTGGGCGCCACCTGCGCCGGGTACGCGCTGGGCAAGCTGCGCTTCCGCGGCCGCGGGGTGGCGGCCGGCATCTGCGTCGCGGCCCTGCTCGTCCCGGCCGAGACCGTGCTGATCTCCCAGTTCCTGTTCGTCAGGGCGGGCGGGCTGGCCAACACCCTGCTGGGGGTCGTCCTGCCGACGATCGTGGCCGCCCTGAACGTGCTGCTCATGCGCAACGCGTTCCGCAACCTGCCGGCCGAGTTCGAGGAGGCGGCCATCGTCGACGGCGCCAATGCCTGGCAGCGGTTCATCCGCGTCTCCGTCCCCCAGGTCAAGGGCGTCATCACGGTCGTGGCGATCTTCGCTTTCGTCGGCTCGTGGAACGACTTCCTGTGGCCGCTCATCGTGCTGTCCGACGAGGACAACTACACCCTCACCGTCGGGCTGAACCGCCTGCGCGGCACCTTCTACGACGATCCGCGCCTCATCGCGGCCGGCACGATCATCGCCCTGGTTCCCATCGTCACGTTCTTCGCCATCTTGCAGCGCTACTTCTTCCGCGGGCTCGAAGCGGGAGGCTTGAAAGGTTGA
- a CDS encoding glycoside hydrolase 5 family protein, translated as MLRFGVNYTPSQDWFYSWLDPDWAATRRDMEALAGLGLDHVRVMPLWPVLQPNRTLIRRRALDDVRRVVEIAGEAGLDASVDVLQGHLSGFDFVPSWLTDWHRRSMFTDPDAIAAQAALVEALDGHLYDLPNFLGLTLGNEVNQFTSALHPSRMPATPQQVTAWLRALHGEGPRERRHFRLNAEYDAVWYADGHPFTPAHSTRHGQMSVIHSWIFNGTAQGYGAMSHESLTHAAYLIELSRAFALDPARPVWLQEVGAPLNHLTEDQAPGFCEGTVRAAADSDALWGVTWWCSHDVERRLADFPDLEHSLGLIGADGAVKPIGRRFAELAAELRHRPRPSPRTEAVVVPVGADDVPVSRAELSPGGGVFEIWMDRARAGARPALVTSATAGDPAALRARGVERLVHAEPTGRTFYSSVADDEVLDRMAAHADR; from the coding sequence ATGCTGAGATTCGGGGTCAACTACACGCCTTCCCAGGACTGGTTCTACTCCTGGCTGGATCCGGACTGGGCGGCCACCCGGCGGGACATGGAGGCCCTGGCCGGGCTGGGCCTGGACCACGTACGCGTGATGCCGCTCTGGCCCGTCCTGCAGCCGAACCGGACGCTGATCCGCCGCCGCGCCCTCGACGACGTCCGCCGCGTCGTGGAGATCGCCGGCGAAGCCGGCCTCGACGCCAGCGTGGATGTGCTGCAGGGGCACCTGTCCGGCTTCGACTTCGTGCCGAGCTGGCTGACGGACTGGCACCGGCGCAGCATGTTCACCGACCCCGACGCGATCGCGGCGCAGGCCGCGCTGGTGGAGGCGCTCGACGGGCACCTGTACGACCTGCCCAACTTCCTCGGCCTGACCCTGGGCAACGAGGTCAACCAGTTCACCTCCGCGCTGCACCCGAGCCGGATGCCGGCCACCCCGCAGCAGGTGACGGCCTGGCTGCGGGCGCTGCACGGCGAGGGGCCGCGCGAGCGCCGACACTTCCGGCTCAACGCCGAGTACGACGCCGTCTGGTACGCCGACGGCCACCCCTTCACCCCGGCGCACTCCACCCGGCACGGCCAGATGAGCGTGATCCACTCGTGGATCTTCAACGGCACCGCCCAGGGTTACGGGGCGATGTCCCACGAAAGCCTCACCCACGCCGCGTACCTCATCGAGCTGTCGCGCGCCTTCGCCCTGGACCCGGCGCGCCCGGTGTGGCTGCAGGAGGTCGGCGCGCCGCTCAACCACCTCACCGAGGACCAGGCGCCGGGCTTCTGCGAGGGGACCGTGCGGGCGGCGGCCGACAGCGACGCCCTGTGGGGCGTCACGTGGTGGTGCTCGCACGACGTGGAGCGCCGGCTGGCCGACTTCCCCGACCTGGAGCACAGCCTCGGCCTGATCGGGGCGGACGGCGCGGTCAAGCCGATCGGCCGGCGCTTCGCCGAACTGGCCGCCGAGCTGCGGCACCGGCCGCGCCCCTCTCCTCGGACCGAGGCCGTCGTGGTCCCCGTCGGCGCCGACGACGTCCCCGTGTCCCGGGCGGAGCTCTCCCCCGGCGGCGGCGTCTTCGAGATCTGGATGGACCGCGCCCGCGCCGGGGCCCGCCCCGCCCTGGTGACCTCCGCGACCGCGGGCGACCCGGCCGCGCTGCGCGCCCGCGGCGTCGAACGGCTCGTCCACGCCGAGCCGACGGGCCGCACCTTCTACAGCTCGGTCGCCGACGACGAGGTCCTCGACCGGATGGCCGCCCATGCCGACCGCTGA